Proteins encoded together in one Planctopirus ephydatiae window:
- the pdxA gene encoding 4-hydroxythreonine-4-phosphate dehydrogenase PdxA, with translation MDQHSITSRPLIAVTMGDPAGVGPELCVRLLAEPSVLERRLPIIWGDAAVLEAAATSTGQSLATPVISLSDFAKGMSVTGPTVIDCGAIELNQFTPGIVNAATGDASFQYIQRAIDAAVAGRVAAITTAPISKEALHLAGHHFPGHTEIFASRTQSNRWCMMQYSEEVVCTFVTVHCGYSEVPQLLTTQRILEVIELTHEALVKIRDRVPKILVCGLNPHAGEHGLFGQREEERIIAPAVELARQQGLLVEGPLPPDTAFVPSRRRTSDAVVCMYHDQGHIPVKALAFDSAVNTTLGLPIIRTSVDHGTALDIAWKGLANPGSLYAAIRLATRLATKSLKT, from the coding sequence ATGGATCAGCACTCAATCACCTCCCGGCCTCTCATTGCCGTCACGATGGGTGACCCGGCAGGAGTTGGCCCGGAACTTTGTGTCCGATTGCTGGCTGAGCCCTCAGTTCTTGAACGGCGACTGCCGATCATCTGGGGAGATGCCGCGGTGCTGGAGGCTGCAGCTACCAGTACGGGGCAGAGCCTGGCAACTCCTGTGATTTCGCTGTCAGATTTTGCCAAGGGCATGTCTGTCACCGGGCCGACCGTTATTGACTGCGGTGCCATTGAGCTGAATCAATTCACGCCCGGAATTGTCAATGCGGCCACAGGTGATGCCAGCTTTCAGTACATTCAGCGAGCGATCGATGCTGCCGTGGCTGGACGGGTGGCGGCCATTACAACGGCTCCTATCAGTAAGGAGGCACTCCATCTGGCGGGACATCACTTTCCTGGCCACACCGAGATTTTTGCCAGCAGAACTCAATCGAATCGCTGGTGCATGATGCAGTATTCGGAAGAAGTCGTGTGCACTTTCGTGACAGTCCACTGTGGGTATTCTGAAGTACCGCAATTGCTGACCACTCAGCGAATTCTGGAAGTGATCGAACTCACTCACGAAGCTCTGGTGAAAATTCGTGATCGTGTGCCGAAAATCCTTGTGTGCGGCTTGAACCCGCATGCCGGCGAACATGGATTATTTGGACAGAGGGAAGAAGAACGCATTATTGCACCGGCTGTCGAACTGGCGAGGCAGCAAGGGCTTTTGGTCGAAGGACCTCTTCCGCCCGATACCGCTTTTGTTCCTTCGCGGCGCCGCACTTCTGACGCAGTGGTCTGTATGTATCACGATCAGGGACATATCCCCGTCAAGGCACTGGCCTTTGATTCGGCAGTCAATACCACACTGGGTTTGCCGATTATTCGCACCAGTGTTGATCACGGCACGGCGCTGGACATCGCCTGGAAAGGTCTGGCGAATCCTGGCAGTCTTTATGCGGCCATCCGGCTGGCCACCAGACTGGCGACAAAATCGCTCAAGACGTGA
- a CDS encoding DUF2079 domain-containing protein yields MAEAIERMSKKNRGSRSPQPARSVDSSRSSGRAATWQRMPWRSAGGWLGLGMIGLAMCLRDWLGSQQMASQLVSLATAQKISLALGGSLQRFIDPSGLKVSYDVPFASTMIISSLFVVTGWLVGGWLLPQNLEGTETSLPLEKSTGDAQPGRYSLWGKKFGQSLSWLLVWQLCWTVGLLTGWESLVGVVEANASMTLSLSLACALWAWWSLGSEQSRGHEQTARATVPPNDAASLVSSAEKSSWRSLLALTLVYSLVFVSMNWALWFNLRIPHGDSAMYEEHLWNILHGKGFRSYLDQGLFLGEHLQVIHLGLLPLYSIWKSHLLLEMCETLALASGALIVFQLCLVSGAGRRAGFWLGLAYLMYFPMQFLDIEIDLKTFRPEAFGIPLLLLTLWQLELWRLGKAPLWRWLICLLITLTVKEDYSLIFGPLGLWLMVIAGWQPSAVIPKEATSSLWQRCQQSFWRMVKTPQGIAGGILLASSVVYLLFAVKVAIPFFRDGEGVHYARYYAEFGSSFTEIAWNMATRPDRVLGRLLNLQTLMFAISLLAPLGFLPLLSPSRLLVGVPLFGLLCLNNIAQDPRHQFHAPLVAILLWASAYGIVSGREWIQRLRERLTAYGDWSIPIRPDENHAGWQPEGLAVWGLACALQTGLWFSLSPLGVTFWDANSNWSWQQLYRPTERAAAFSKIADLIPSSAKVASTDYVHPRYTHHERSYDYSKYPRKVSGYELRVPDDTDYIVIDARGPYSEIQEPSQIPEYAQHPEKWELLPDTTNGYFIVLKRRWESP; encoded by the coding sequence ATGGCCGAGGCAATTGAGCGAATGTCGAAGAAAAACCGTGGTTCACGCTCGCCTCAACCGGCGCGATCTGTTGATTCCTCCCGATCTTCGGGCAGGGCAGCAACCTGGCAGCGTATGCCTTGGCGAAGTGCAGGGGGCTGGCTGGGCTTGGGGATGATTGGCCTGGCCATGTGCCTGCGGGACTGGCTTGGCAGCCAGCAGATGGCGAGTCAATTGGTCAGTTTGGCGACCGCACAGAAAATCAGTCTGGCGCTGGGAGGGAGCCTGCAAAGATTCATTGATCCCAGTGGATTGAAAGTCTCGTATGATGTCCCGTTTGCCTCGACAATGATCATCAGCAGTTTGTTTGTCGTGACGGGCTGGTTGGTAGGTGGCTGGCTGTTGCCTCAGAATCTGGAAGGAACAGAGACAAGTTTACCACTGGAAAAATCGACAGGTGATGCCCAGCCCGGAAGATACTCACTCTGGGGGAAAAAGTTCGGTCAAAGTTTATCGTGGCTGCTCGTGTGGCAATTGTGCTGGACAGTCGGCCTGCTGACGGGTTGGGAAAGTCTGGTGGGGGTGGTTGAGGCGAATGCTTCCATGACCTTGTCGCTCTCGCTGGCCTGTGCCCTGTGGGCCTGGTGGTCACTCGGTTCTGAGCAGTCTCGGGGCCATGAACAGACTGCACGGGCGACCGTGCCGCCGAACGACGCTGCTTCGCTCGTATCATCCGCTGAGAAATCGAGTTGGCGTTCGTTGTTGGCTTTGACACTTGTCTACAGCCTGGTCTTTGTGAGTATGAACTGGGCTCTCTGGTTCAATCTGAGAATTCCACATGGCGATTCTGCCATGTACGAAGAGCATTTGTGGAACATTCTGCACGGAAAAGGCTTCCGCAGTTACCTCGATCAAGGGCTTTTTCTCGGTGAACATCTGCAGGTGATCCACCTGGGGTTATTGCCTCTTTATTCGATCTGGAAATCGCACCTTTTGCTGGAAATGTGCGAGACGCTGGCACTGGCCAGTGGTGCTCTGATTGTCTTTCAATTGTGCCTGGTTTCAGGAGCTGGCCGTCGCGCGGGATTCTGGCTGGGGCTGGCTTATCTGATGTATTTCCCCATGCAGTTTCTGGATATTGAAATCGATCTCAAGACTTTCCGGCCCGAAGCGTTTGGCATTCCGCTCCTCCTGCTGACTCTCTGGCAACTGGAGTTATGGCGGCTTGGCAAGGCACCTTTATGGCGGTGGCTGATATGCCTGCTGATCACTTTGACGGTTAAAGAAGACTATTCGCTGATTTTTGGCCCGCTGGGTCTGTGGCTCATGGTCATAGCGGGTTGGCAACCATCGGCCGTCATTCCAAAAGAGGCAACAAGCAGTCTCTGGCAGCGCTGTCAGCAGTCGTTCTGGAGAATGGTCAAAACCCCTCAGGGAATTGCTGGCGGGATCCTGTTGGCAAGCTCTGTGGTTTATCTCCTGTTTGCAGTGAAAGTGGCGATTCCATTCTTCCGCGATGGAGAGGGTGTCCACTATGCCCGGTATTATGCGGAATTCGGCTCATCATTTACCGAGATTGCCTGGAATATGGCCACTCGTCCCGATCGAGTGCTGGGGCGGCTTCTGAACCTGCAGACCCTGATGTTTGCGATTTCTCTCCTGGCACCACTGGGATTTCTTCCGCTGTTGTCGCCCAGCCGCCTGCTGGTGGGAGTCCCGTTGTTCGGTCTGTTGTGCCTGAACAACATTGCTCAAGATCCCCGGCATCAATTTCATGCACCGCTGGTGGCCATTCTTTTGTGGGCCAGTGCCTATGGGATAGTTTCAGGTCGCGAATGGATTCAGCGCCTCAGAGAACGACTGACAGCCTACGGAGACTGGTCGATTCCGATTCGTCCCGATGAGAATCACGCGGGCTGGCAACCCGAGGGATTAGCCGTCTGGGGACTAGCCTGTGCCCTGCAAACCGGTCTCTGGTTTTCTCTCTCGCCTTTGGGAGTCACTTTCTGGGATGCCAATTCGAACTGGTCGTGGCAGCAGCTTTACCGTCCCACGGAGCGGGCAGCCGCTTTTTCAAAAATTGCAGATCTGATTCCAAGTTCTGCGAAGGTTGCGTCGACGGATTATGTCCATCCGCGCTACACCCATCACGAGCGATCTTACGATTACAGCAAATATCCGAGGAAGGTGAGTGGGTACGAGCTGCGTGTTCCCGATGATACCGATTACATCGTGATTGACGCCCGTGGCCCTTACAGTGAGATCCAGGAGCCCTCGCAAATTCCGGAATATGCGCAGCATCCTGAGAAATGGGAACTCCTCCCTGACACGACGAATGGTTATTTTATAGTGTTGAAGAGACGATGGGAGTCTCCGTAG
- a CDS encoding 4Fe-4S binding protein, whose product MRIWLQNVWLAVSSVIRGLWLTLRVWLKTYRRPTFTEVYEYPEQPIPLKARYRGFHRFDLTTCIGCDKCAVACPVDCIYINKSRIPGSKGFQVDGFAIDYTKCMFCALCVDPCPVDCIFMGSNHDLSCYNRDGCVVDYAKLPLEIAWGRATLTPNAVAASKVIDEPVWIKGESPTT is encoded by the coding sequence ATGCGAATCTGGTTACAAAATGTCTGGCTGGCTGTCAGCAGCGTTATTCGGGGACTTTGGCTCACGTTGCGAGTGTGGCTGAAGACTTACCGTCGCCCCACCTTCACTGAAGTCTATGAGTATCCTGAGCAACCTATCCCGCTCAAGGCACGGTATCGGGGCTTTCATCGTTTTGATCTGACGACATGCATCGGCTGCGACAAATGTGCCGTGGCGTGCCCCGTCGATTGTATCTACATCAACAAATCCCGCATTCCGGGAAGCAAAGGCTTTCAGGTTGATGGATTCGCGATTGATTACACAAAATGCATGTTCTGTGCATTATGTGTGGATCCGTGCCCGGTCGACTGTATTTTTATGGGCTCGAATCACGACTTGAGCTGCTACAACCGAGACGGTTGTGTTGTCGACTATGCCAAGCTCCCCCTGGAAATTGCCTGGGGAAGAGCCACGCTGACTCCCAACGCCGTGGCAGCCTCAAAAGTGATCGATGAACCCGTGTGGATCAAAGGCGAATCTCCCACAACTTAG
- the argS gene encoding arginine--tRNA ligase, whose translation MNLLQLLRQRLRDALVTLTPEPENFVDMLRPAGDTRFGDFQANCAMPMQKSIGKPAREIAEQIVQGLKIDDICEPATVAGPGFINLKLKESWLEQAATECAHDVQLGLEPASPSRRYIVDFSSPNVAKPMHVGHLRSTVIGHALYKVLKKLGHSVQSDNHIGDWGTQFGMIIFGYKNFRHEGAFEIAPVAELARLYRLVNQLSDYHALKSTFSEIEARVPTATKSLAEAQELLTNAAKSGVKKSPELQQQVKKAEAELREATEALESATKKISAVESEPELLKIAAKHPRIAENARLETAKLHAGDPENLALWNQFLPDCLKALEGLYARFDLKFDMTLGESWYNPMLPGMLERLEKAKLLTTSQGAQCVFIEGYEAPFIVRKSDGAFTYATTDLATIEYRVDSLQADAILYVVDSRQSEHFDMLFATARKLGYDNVELTHVKFGTILGEDKRPFKTRSGDTVGLESLLDEAVVRARQIVNAGDDGKPTGAELDDTTRQAIAEIVGIGGIIYADLHHSRESDYTFSFEKMLATRGDTATYMQYAYARTHGIFRKGGIDIEQLRKGKHPIRLTQPCERMLALQLVRFGEALHDVAAEYRPNVLTQYLFETANRFSTFFDECPVLKETDESIRNSRLLLCDWTARVMKEGLDLLGIRVAEKM comes from the coding sequence GTGAATCTGCTCCAACTCCTCCGACAGCGACTTCGCGATGCTCTGGTTACTTTAACACCCGAGCCTGAAAACTTTGTCGATATGCTCCGGCCAGCCGGAGACACCCGCTTTGGCGACTTCCAGGCCAATTGCGCGATGCCGATGCAGAAATCGATCGGGAAACCCGCGCGCGAAATTGCCGAGCAGATCGTGCAGGGGCTGAAGATCGATGACATCTGCGAACCTGCAACCGTTGCCGGGCCCGGGTTTATCAATCTGAAGCTGAAAGAGTCGTGGCTCGAACAAGCAGCCACAGAATGCGCCCATGATGTGCAGTTAGGACTCGAGCCAGCCTCACCTTCACGACGGTACATTGTCGACTTTTCTTCGCCGAACGTAGCGAAGCCCATGCATGTCGGCCACCTGCGCAGCACAGTCATTGGCCACGCTCTTTACAAAGTGCTGAAAAAGCTGGGGCATTCCGTCCAGAGTGATAATCACATTGGTGACTGGGGCACTCAGTTCGGCATGATCATTTTCGGGTACAAGAACTTCCGTCATGAAGGGGCGTTTGAGATCGCTCCCGTAGCCGAACTCGCCCGGCTGTATCGACTGGTCAATCAACTTTCGGATTATCACGCCCTGAAATCGACTTTCAGCGAGATCGAAGCCCGAGTTCCAACGGCGACAAAGAGTCTCGCAGAAGCCCAGGAACTGTTGACGAATGCCGCGAAATCGGGAGTCAAGAAGTCTCCGGAACTTCAGCAGCAGGTAAAAAAAGCGGAAGCCGAACTTAGAGAAGCAACAGAGGCACTGGAGAGTGCCACTAAGAAGATCTCGGCTGTCGAGAGTGAGCCAGAACTATTGAAAATTGCAGCCAAACATCCCCGCATTGCCGAAAACGCCCGATTAGAAACAGCGAAGCTGCATGCCGGAGATCCAGAGAATCTGGCTCTCTGGAACCAGTTCCTGCCTGATTGCCTAAAGGCCCTCGAAGGACTCTACGCCCGGTTTGATCTGAAGTTTGACATGACACTCGGTGAGAGCTGGTACAATCCGATGCTCCCCGGCATGCTCGAGCGACTCGAAAAAGCCAAACTGCTGACCACCAGTCAGGGTGCGCAGTGCGTGTTCATTGAAGGATACGAAGCTCCGTTCATTGTTCGCAAAAGCGACGGCGCCTTCACGTATGCCACAACCGATCTCGCCACCATCGAGTATCGTGTGGATTCTTTGCAGGCCGATGCCATTCTCTACGTGGTCGATAGCCGTCAGAGCGAGCATTTTGACATGCTCTTTGCGACAGCTCGCAAACTTGGCTACGACAATGTCGAACTGACACATGTCAAGTTTGGCACCATCCTGGGTGAAGACAAGCGGCCATTCAAAACGAGATCTGGGGATACCGTTGGCCTCGAAAGCCTGCTCGATGAAGCGGTTGTGCGGGCTCGGCAAATTGTGAATGCCGGTGATGATGGCAAGCCAACGGGTGCTGAACTCGATGATACCACCCGGCAGGCGATTGCCGAAATCGTGGGCATTGGTGGGATCATTTACGCCGATCTGCACCACAGCCGCGAGAGCGATTACACCTTCAGCTTTGAAAAAATGCTGGCCACCAGGGGAGACACAGCCACCTACATGCAGTACGCCTATGCGCGAACTCATGGCATCTTTCGCAAGGGTGGCATCGACATCGAACAGTTGCGAAAAGGGAAACATCCGATTCGACTGACACAGCCATGCGAGCGCATGCTCGCTTTACAGCTGGTTCGATTCGGTGAAGCCCTTCACGACGTGGCTGCCGAATATCGACCCAATGTTCTCACGCAGTATCTGTTCGAAACGGCCAACAGATTCAGTACGTTCTTCGATGAATGCCCTGTCCTTAAAGAGACCGATGAATCGATCCGCAACAGCCGGTTGCTCTTATGCGACTGGACAGCACGTGTTATGAAAGAAGGGCTCGATCTGCTGGGAATCCGCGTTGCTGAAAAGATGTAG
- a CDS encoding nucleoside 2-deoxyribosyltransferase has product MNVLPRVYCAGPLFNGCEREEMTIIANRLTDAGYPVYLPHRDGMEFRLVLDVLITRGYEKAVAGQFLHSAIFALDVYQLVFACDAVVWNLNGRVPDEGAVSEAAMGWILGKPMIAFSDDARSLIEGRINPLLFGLVDFQKVTLIEEIVPALQAALQNYRAAGWVPSSEKTFHNLPPRVSSAVSDGAALWSLLENKPIEVSQAQHHVPDEKPPFAVGAQPISAVDEIDNERIADCVIKLFAPERMSPTITS; this is encoded by the coding sequence ATGAATGTGCTCCCGCGAGTTTATTGTGCCGGCCCGCTGTTCAACGGTTGCGAACGCGAGGAAATGACGATCATCGCCAATCGTCTGACGGATGCTGGCTATCCGGTCTATCTGCCTCATCGCGATGGCATGGAATTTCGGCTGGTGCTGGATGTTTTGATCACTCGGGGATACGAAAAAGCTGTCGCTGGTCAGTTCCTCCACAGCGCGATCTTTGCACTCGATGTCTATCAACTGGTCTTTGCCTGCGATGCGGTCGTGTGGAATCTCAATGGCCGCGTCCCGGATGAAGGTGCAGTTTCAGAAGCAGCTATGGGGTGGATCCTGGGCAAGCCGATGATTGCCTTCTCGGATGATGCCCGCTCCTTGATTGAAGGTCGCATCAATCCACTCCTGTTTGGTCTGGTCGATTTCCAGAAGGTGACTCTTATCGAAGAGATTGTCCCTGCTCTTCAAGCGGCTCTGCAAAACTATCGAGCTGCGGGCTGGGTTCCTTCCTCTGAAAAAACTTTCCACAATTTGCCACCACGAGTGAGCAGTGCGGTCTCGGATGGGGCCGCATTGTGGAGCTTGCTCGAAAACAAGCCCATCGAGGTCAGTCAGGCACAGCACCATGTTCCCGATGAAAAACCCCCGTTTGCGGTGGGTGCTCAGCCTATCTCGGCAGTTGATGAGATTGATAACGAACGCATCGCCGACTGCGTGATCAAACTGTTTGCTCCCGAACGGATGTCGCCAACCATCACGTCTTGA